A genomic segment from Haladaptatus sp. R4 encodes:
- a CDS encoding universal stress protein translates to MYDRILVPTDGSENAEAAARYGRWLADAFDATVHILSVVNISTYTDQLADIDEVNRERRTALEERAKEAVTGVEEILDRTSEIPYESVIEHGTPYEVILNYVSENDIELTVMGSHGRGGLDRLLLGSVTERVVRMSDAPVMAVPPTRIDQEAVECDSILIPTDGSAAAEAAVTRGIAIADQLEASVHVLYVIVSGRGLPSVSDPARTEAERVVRSVADKAEQREIEVQTHVQAGSPYGNIRNFISNRGIDLVTMGTHGRSGVKRYLLGSVTEKTLRTSDAPVLAVRLTKSE, encoded by the coding sequence ATGTACGACCGAATTCTCGTTCCAACCGACGGGAGTGAAAACGCGGAAGCAGCCGCACGGTACGGACGCTGGCTTGCGGACGCATTCGATGCGACTGTCCACATATTAAGTGTCGTTAATATCAGTACGTACACCGATCAGCTCGCCGATATTGATGAGGTCAATCGGGAGCGTCGAACGGCATTAGAAGAACGAGCCAAAGAGGCAGTGACCGGGGTTGAAGAAATCCTCGACCGGACATCAGAAATACCATATGAGTCGGTCATCGAGCACGGCACTCCATACGAAGTGATCCTCAACTACGTTTCAGAGAACGATATCGAACTTACCGTGATGGGGTCCCACGGACGAGGCGGACTCGACAGGCTACTGTTGGGAAGTGTTACTGAACGTGTCGTACGAATGAGCGACGCTCCAGTGATGGCAGTGCCGCCTACTCGGATAGATCAAGAGGCAGTCGAATGTGATTCGATACTCATCCCAACCGATGGGAGTGCTGCTGCTGAAGCTGCCGTCACGCGCGGAATCGCCATCGCTGACCAGTTAGAGGCATCTGTTCACGTTCTTTATGTAATTGTGAGTGGGCGAGGGTTGCCAAGTGTGTCAGACCCAGCACGCACTGAAGCCGAGAGAGTCGTTCGGTCAGTCGCGGACAAAGCGGAGCAGCGTGAAATCGAGGTACAAACACACGTCCAAGCAGGTTCCCCGTATGGCAATATCCGGAATTTCATAAGCAATCGTGGAATCGATCTGGTTACTATGGGTACACACGGTCGATCCGGAGTCAAGCGCTATCTCCTTGGAAGTGTGACAGAAAAGACATTACGAACGAGCGATGCACCAGTTCTTGCAGTACGATTGACGAAGTCGGAATAA
- a CDS encoding Lrp/AsnC family transcriptional regulator produces the protein MTKGYSTSDDFDGVDVKLLTFIENDFDVSLDKLSDELDLSKSAVHYRLNKMKESGVIKGITADLNPEPFELDMVAITEVSVTHEKGYSTDIGNKLADIDGVEQVYYTMGDVDFMVLVRVQDRNRMNEVIDEMVAIDGVNETSSRFVMDEVKNNPKFMDNFSQE, from the coding sequence ATGACGAAGGGATATTCGACGAGTGATGATTTCGATGGAGTCGACGTGAAACTGCTTACGTTCATCGAAAATGATTTTGATGTGAGTCTAGATAAACTATCAGATGAGTTGGATCTCTCGAAATCAGCGGTCCACTATCGGCTCAACAAGATGAAAGAGAGCGGCGTGATTAAAGGTATTACTGCCGACTTGAACCCGGAACCGTTCGAACTCGATATGGTGGCGATCACTGAGGTATCCGTCACCCACGAGAAGGGTTACTCGACCGATATCGGGAACAAGCTCGCAGATATCGATGGCGTCGAACAAGTATACTATACGATGGGCGATGTCGACTTCATGGTTCTCGTCCGTGTGCAGGATCGAAATCGGATGAACGAGGTCATCGACGAGATGGTCGCTATCGATGGTGTTAACGAGACATCCTCTCGATTCGTCATGGATGAGGTCAAGAACAACCCGAAATTCATGGACAATTTCTCTCAAGAGTGA
- a CDS encoding ArgE/DapE family deacylase yields MVTKQAIYDEVDDRRGEIVSLLSSFLEIQTENPPGNNYREGASFLDTVLSKRGYDVELIDVPENVVERHYPERSHLERVNVLGQKAFGDGPNIHYTGHYDVVPAGEDWTRNPFDPTIEGDRIYGRGASDMKSGIVASLFAIDVLEAVDAELEGSVTQSMTVDEETGGFTGLGYLAHEGFLDGTDYCVYTECFDSSRVCLGHRGVLKFKVVTHGRKAHGCMAHDGINAVSTMNDFLTRIEEYRTKLHQRTTDLPVTPSESQRADISVTMMDAGYSENVVPDRCTATFYRVLVPTESVADVRNEIRELIGETEDSMDASLDYDEIMFAEPTNVSQDCKVSQTFARNVDSFHGNTEFVISPGSDDQRFVVNDAGIDQCIVYGPGRLEQAHVEDEYASIEDILTAIKVMAVSTAQLIGDMDE; encoded by the coding sequence ATGGTGACGAAGCAGGCCATATACGACGAAGTCGACGACCGACGCGGTGAAATCGTCTCCCTCCTCTCTTCATTTCTCGAAATTCAAACGGAAAACCCACCGGGCAATAATTATCGAGAAGGTGCTTCCTTTCTCGATACGGTGCTATCGAAACGGGGATACGATGTCGAATTGATCGACGTTCCCGAAAACGTCGTAGAACGGCACTATCCGGAACGATCCCACTTGGAGCGGGTCAACGTGCTAGGGCAGAAAGCGTTCGGGGATGGGCCGAACATCCACTACACCGGTCATTACGACGTCGTTCCCGCGGGAGAAGATTGGACCAGAAACCCGTTCGACCCAACGATAGAAGGGGATCGAATCTATGGACGCGGCGCCAGCGATATGAAATCCGGTATCGTCGCCAGTCTGTTTGCGATTGACGTATTGGAAGCCGTCGATGCTGAATTGGAAGGGTCGGTTACACAGAGTATGACGGTCGACGAAGAAACGGGTGGGTTTACTGGCCTCGGATATCTCGCACACGAAGGATTCCTCGATGGTACCGATTATTGTGTATACACCGAATGTTTCGACTCGTCTCGGGTCTGTCTCGGTCACCGTGGTGTTCTGAAGTTCAAAGTCGTGACGCATGGACGAAAAGCTCACGGGTGTATGGCCCACGACGGAATCAACGCCGTTTCGACGATGAACGATTTCTTAACACGCATCGAGGAGTATCGGACCAAGCTTCACCAGCGGACGACCGACCTTCCGGTCACCCCAAGCGAATCTCAACGAGCGGATATTTCGGTGACGATGATGGACGCGGGGTACTCCGAGAACGTCGTTCCGGACCGCTGTACGGCGACATTCTATCGGGTACTCGTTCCGACCGAATCGGTCGCAGACGTGCGAAACGAGATTCGGGAACTGATCGGTGAAACGGAGGACAGTATGGACGCCTCCCTCGATTATGATGAAATCATGTTCGCGGAACCGACGAACGTCTCCCAGGATTGCAAAGTGAGCCAAACGTTCGCACGGAACGTCGATTCGTTCCACGGAAATACCGAATTCGTCATTTCCCCCGGTTCCGACGACCAACGCTTTGTCGTCAACGATGCAGGCATCGATCAGTGCATCGTGTATGGCCCTGGACGTTTGGAGCAGGCCCACGTCGAGGATGAGTACGCATCGATCGAGGACATCCTTACCGCAATAAAAGTGATGGCAGTTTCGACTGCACAGCTCATCGGCGATATGGATGAATAG
- a CDS encoding SDR family oxidoreductase, with the protein MSFSEKTVIVTGSGSGMGQAIAERFASKGAAVVCADIDDDAASQTVEKIELDDGIAVALEVDVSSEEDVKTMIERTVAEFGSLDVLHNNAGIPQQATPVEDVSETQWDQIISVNLKSAFLGVKHAVPYLRDGGGVVLNTASTAAIRPRTGLSAYVASKGGMVAMTKQLAYELAPSIRANAICPVATDTPMLPKFAGDDLSVTSMQETIPLGRLAEPIDIAAAATFLASDDAKMITGTALEVDGGRDI; encoded by the coding sequence ATGAGCTTTTCAGAAAAGACCGTTATTGTAACGGGTTCAGGTTCTGGGATGGGTCAAGCCATCGCAGAGCGATTCGCGTCCAAAGGGGCAGCAGTCGTCTGTGCGGATATCGATGACGATGCTGCTAGTCAAACTGTCGAGAAAATCGAACTCGATGACGGCATCGCAGTTGCACTGGAGGTTGACGTTTCGTCCGAAGAGGACGTGAAAACGATGATCGAGCGAACGGTGGCGGAGTTCGGTTCGCTCGATGTGTTGCACAACAATGCAGGCATTCCGCAACAGGCGACCCCGGTCGAGGACGTTTCCGAGACCCAATGGGACCAGATCATCTCTGTCAATCTAAAAAGCGCCTTTCTCGGAGTGAAACACGCCGTCCCGTATCTCCGCGACGGTGGGGGCGTCGTCCTCAACACAGCATCTACGGCAGCGATCCGACCACGAACTGGACTTTCGGCATACGTTGCATCGAAAGGGGGAATGGTCGCGATGACAAAACAACTCGCGTATGAACTCGCCCCATCCATCCGGGCAAATGCCATTTGCCCAGTGGCGACTGATACGCCGATGCTGCCGAAGTTCGCTGGGGACGACCTCAGCGTCACCAGTATGCAAGAGACGATTCCACTCGGCCGTCTCGCCGAACCGATCGACATCGCCGCCGCGGCTACCTTCCTCGCGAGCGATGACGCCAAGATGATAACGGGAACAGCCCTCGAGGTCGATGGCGGGAGGGATATCTAA
- a CDS encoding aldehyde dehydrogenase, with the protein MVQSDISFKERYSLFIDGEQMPPSTDEFISTYDPATGDSFAEIAVADSRDVDRAVTAARTAFESWRDVAPEKRGRIVHRIGRQIQDSIDELAAIECRDQGKPISQARSDMRGARRYFEYYSGVADKLQGQSVPVGPDQVDFTLREPYGVSAQITPWNFPGNLFARGVAPALVAGNTVVIKPAPQTALSTLRLAKLCSEAGLPDGVVNVVTGTGESTGQPLVSHSDVDTITFTGSVTTGQSIMKHAADTVTPVTLELGGKNPAIVFPDAPLDRTAESIATAIFTNAGQVCSAADRLLVHDDIHDRLVERIASIVDEYEIGPGKSDPDIGPLTSAEHKDRVLQYIDVGKEEGATPLIGGEVPDQPGYFVEPTIFTDVENEMRIAQEEIFGPVLSVIPFHDEQEALSIANDTKYGLTAGIFTNDITRAHRLSRYLEAGNVYVNKWFGDTTQTPFGGYKYSGIGREKGLEALDSYLQTKNVAIDISEDGSGTLPGA; encoded by the coding sequence ATGGTTCAATCGGATATTTCGTTCAAAGAACGATATTCCCTCTTCATCGATGGAGAACAAATGCCACCATCCACGGACGAGTTTATCTCAACCTATGACCCTGCGACGGGTGATTCGTTCGCGGAAATCGCGGTAGCTGACTCACGCGATGTCGACCGTGCCGTCACAGCAGCTCGGACCGCCTTCGAGTCGTGGCGAGATGTCGCTCCGGAGAAACGTGGTCGCATTGTCCATCGAATCGGGAGACAGATACAGGATTCAATCGACGAATTAGCGGCCATCGAATGCAGAGATCAAGGGAAACCGATCTCCCAGGCTCGAAGCGATATGCGCGGTGCGCGGCGATATTTCGAATACTATTCCGGGGTTGCTGATAAGCTCCAGGGACAAAGCGTACCGGTTGGACCGGATCAAGTCGATTTCACTCTGCGTGAACCGTACGGAGTAAGTGCACAGATTACGCCATGGAACTTCCCCGGAAATTTGTTTGCTCGGGGTGTCGCCCCGGCGTTGGTTGCCGGAAACACAGTCGTCATCAAACCGGCTCCACAGACCGCCTTATCCACCCTCCGGCTCGCCAAACTCTGTTCTGAAGCAGGTCTTCCAGATGGCGTCGTCAACGTCGTAACTGGAACCGGTGAATCGACTGGGCAACCCCTCGTGTCCCACTCCGATGTCGATACGATAACTTTCACGGGAAGCGTCACGACAGGTCAATCGATTATGAAGCATGCAGCAGATACTGTTACACCGGTGACCCTCGAACTCGGTGGAAAAAATCCAGCGATAGTATTCCCCGATGCGCCGCTCGACCGGACCGCTGAAAGCATCGCTACTGCCATTTTCACGAATGCCGGACAGGTGTGTTCGGCCGCCGATCGTCTCCTCGTTCACGACGATATCCACGATCGATTGGTCGAGCGAATCGCTTCGATCGTCGACGAGTACGAAATCGGCCCCGGAAAATCTGACCCTGACATCGGTCCGCTTACTTCCGCCGAACACAAAGACCGGGTTCTGCAGTATATCGATGTTGGAAAAGAAGAGGGTGCGACACCATTGATTGGAGGAGAGGTCCCCGATCAGCCGGGATACTTCGTCGAACCGACGATCTTCACGGATGTCGAAAACGAGATGCGAATCGCCCAAGAGGAAATATTTGGTCCGGTACTCTCGGTGATCCCTTTTCACGACGAACAAGAGGCACTATCGATCGCCAACGATACGAAGTACGGGTTGACGGCAGGAATATTCACGAACGATATCACTCGGGCACACCGTCTTTCACGATACCTGGAGGCGGGCAATGTCTATGTGAATAAGTGGTTCGGAGATACGACACAAACCCCGTTCGGTGGCTACAAATACAGCGGTATTGGTCGCGAAAAGGGCTTGGAAGCACTGGATTCGTATCTACAAACCAAGAACGTCGCGATCGACATCAGTGAGGATGGCAGCGGGACGCTTCCCGGAGCATAA
- a CDS encoding M20 family metallopeptidase codes for MEELTTLIGELVRIETENPPGNEKACAEFIATWFEERDIEAEIIDEPYPDRPQVGVKVGSGEPTLVLNGHIDVVPAGDRDQWTHDPYAGEEVDGRLYGRGSVDMKTGVAIGMLTIAHFADDIESGRLPGSLVFHAAIGEETAEPGTKTLLENGYDGDYGVVLEPTRLHTATSEKGLAWYEISVTGDPSHASRPDQGTNAIQYAKPMLDALDEYDSTVRERTDPLVGQAYSTVTMFEAGTKENVVPEEAKITIDRRFLPDESIEQIDSEIDELVESVQEEHGVTISWNRTRTYESAAIDEDSVLADIFRKHSARVADVSPEPWGVSASTDVRNFINDADTEAITWGPGDLAQAHTYDEHVDLSAAMDGLDALLGATEEMLTAVSE; via the coding sequence ATGGAGGAGTTGACGACTCTGATCGGAGAGTTAGTCCGTATCGAAACGGAGAATCCACCTGGTAACGAGAAAGCGTGTGCGGAGTTTATCGCCACTTGGTTCGAAGAACGAGATATCGAAGCGGAGATCATCGACGAACCATATCCCGACCGACCCCAAGTTGGCGTCAAAGTTGGGAGTGGCGAACCAACGCTCGTGTTGAACGGGCACATCGACGTCGTCCCGGCAGGGGACCGGGACCAATGGACGCACGATCCGTATGCCGGCGAAGAAGTCGACGGGCGTCTCTACGGTCGTGGGAGCGTCGATATGAAGACCGGTGTTGCGATAGGGATGTTGACGATAGCTCACTTTGCGGATGATATCGAATCCGGTAGGCTTCCAGGATCGCTCGTTTTTCATGCAGCAATCGGTGAGGAGACGGCCGAACCGGGGACGAAAACCCTCCTCGAAAACGGCTATGACGGGGATTATGGTGTCGTACTTGAGCCGACTCGGTTGCACACTGCGACGAGTGAGAAGGGTCTGGCGTGGTACGAGATCTCCGTTACGGGCGACCCATCACATGCGAGCCGACCCGATCAGGGCACGAACGCGATTCAGTATGCAAAACCAATGCTGGACGCACTCGATGAGTATGACTCCACAGTCAGGGAACGTACCGATCCCTTGGTCGGGCAAGCCTATTCGACGGTGACGATGTTCGAAGCAGGTACGAAAGAGAACGTCGTCCCTGAAGAGGCAAAGATCACCATCGATCGGCGTTTCCTCCCGGATGAATCCATCGAACAAATCGACTCGGAGATCGATGAGCTAGTGGAAAGCGTCCAAGAGGAACACGGTGTTACCATCTCGTGGAACCGGACGCGAACGTACGAATCAGCTGCCATAGACGAAGACAGCGTACTTGCGGATATTTTCCGAAAGCACTCCGCACGGGTCGCGGACGTATCTCCGGAACCGTGGGGGGTGAGCGCATCGACCGACGTTCGTAACTTTATCAATGATGCCGATACTGAAGCGATCACTTGGGGTCCCGGTGATTTGGCACAGGCTCACACGTACGACGAGCACGTCGACCTTTCCGCTGCTATGGATGGGTTGGATGCTCTTCTCGGCGCAACCGAAGAGATGCTTACAGCGGTATCGGAATAA
- a CDS encoding sodium:solute symporter, whose amino-acid sequence MRQTGAATMADVNPYYLGAFVVYLLIVLAIGIWGYRKTTDVMDFWVMGQSMGPTLATWSLVANFVSAVSVIGFIGAVYGGGYSLMTGTILGLMLGVSGLYFVVGRVRQLNHLTLPDIIADLTGRQAARPIAGAVLLANGWLYLIMQLVGASLLVTTITGVPYEYMVWVIGVVFITYTVLGGLVSVAWTDLLQGTIMVAAVLFALGYMVLDLGGFTAINTEFAAMSSANVAPLGNGAYTVIGVIASVVAFFGTIFTEQNMIVRIAATKDVRTAKIHLAASGVILSVFYTALVVLGGATTVALGNAGLSINTVDNAFPTLITDYVPTSVGVVIILAVMSAILSTTDTRLHSTGITTARDIYSYFRPNASDESQLRVSRIATVVFGITATAAAVNPPDTIIGLYNLRAILLTSAFLIPVYTALYLSDVNGWAVLASIVVGTVLGLAANFYGGGIGIPATFIGVGSAALVLLVGYYALPDQGNGPRQEYAASDD is encoded by the coding sequence GTGCGACAGACGGGGGCCGCAACGATGGCTGACGTCAATCCGTACTATCTCGGCGCGTTCGTGGTGTATCTGCTTATCGTTCTTGCCATCGGTATCTGGGGATATCGGAAAACGACAGATGTCATGGATTTCTGGGTGATGGGGCAGAGCATGGGACCGACCCTGGCAACCTGGTCGCTCGTTGCCAACTTCGTGAGCGCAGTCAGCGTGATCGGATTTATCGGAGCCGTCTACGGCGGCGGCTATTCCCTCATGACCGGTACCATTTTGGGATTGATGCTCGGTGTCAGCGGTCTCTACTTCGTCGTCGGTCGCGTTCGACAGTTGAATCACCTGACGTTGCCCGACATCATCGCGGATCTGACCGGGCGACAAGCGGCCCGACCGATTGCAGGAGCGGTGTTGCTCGCGAACGGTTGGCTGTACCTTATCATGCAACTCGTCGGTGCCAGCCTCCTCGTTACGACGATTACCGGTGTTCCGTACGAGTACATGGTGTGGGTCATCGGCGTCGTGTTCATCACGTACACCGTCCTCGGCGGGTTGGTGAGCGTGGCGTGGACGGACCTCCTTCAAGGTACGATCATGGTCGCAGCCGTTCTGTTCGCACTCGGGTACATGGTGCTCGACTTGGGTGGATTCACTGCCATCAATACCGAGTTTGCCGCGATGAGTTCAGCAAACGTTGCGCCTCTCGGAAACGGTGCCTACACGGTAATCGGAGTCATCGCATCCGTCGTCGCGTTTTTCGGCACGATATTCACGGAACAGAACATGATCGTGCGTATCGCCGCGACGAAGGACGTCCGAACAGCGAAAATCCATCTCGCAGCTTCCGGTGTCATTCTTTCGGTGTTCTACACTGCGCTCGTGGTCCTCGGCGGTGCGACGACCGTCGCACTGGGGAACGCCGGATTGTCGATCAACACTGTGGATAACGCGTTCCCGACGTTGATAACCGATTACGTGCCGACCTCGGTCGGTGTCGTCATCATTCTCGCCGTTATGAGTGCGATCCTTTCGACGACGGATACACGACTTCATTCGACGGGCATCACTACGGCGCGTGACATCTACAGCTACTTCCGACCGAACGCATCGGACGAATCACAGCTTCGGGTTTCACGAATTGCAACCGTCGTCTTCGGAATAACTGCGACGGCGGCGGCCGTCAATCCACCGGACACGATTATCGGTCTTTACAACCTTCGTGCGATCCTGCTGACGAGTGCTTTCCTCATCCCGGTTTATACAGCACTCTACCTCTCGGATGTCAACGGATGGGCTGTACTCGCCTCCATCGTCGTTGGGACGGTCTTGGGCCTTGCCGCAAACTTCTACGGTGGAGGTATCGGCATCCCCGCGACGTTCATCGGTGTCGGGTCGGCCGCGTTGGTGTTGTTGGTCGGGTATTATGCCCTTCCGGATCAGGGAAATGGCCCACGACAGGAGTACGCCGCTTCGGATGATTAA
- a CDS encoding C45 family peptidase — MTSLPHLVLTGSPYERGLTHGERFAEEIRMNVETYLTRFAQHGAKEEVVRRQATEYVPLVEEWNPDYASELRGIADGSGVPIEEVMLLNVRYEILYASYSDQTAGTDGCTSFGLLPTATADGKTYVGQNWDWAVPIADTLLVTETHQRDGSDHIAITEAGIVGGKMGVNEHGIGLVINGLVSPDDGEHPFRKPFHLRCREILDATRFDSTLESIIATPHACSANYVVGHGDGEVIDIETSPNRTDHVYPRDGIVTHANHFMTSGFESRMERQLPDSLYRANRLRRLFEHQRGAIDTEIMKSALCDHFGRPASICRHEDPDAPVEERSRTDTSVILDLDDRTLHATYGPPCDEDYRTYRLGE, encoded by the coding sequence ATGACATCACTACCACATCTCGTTCTAACCGGATCACCGTACGAACGCGGCCTCACACACGGGGAACGCTTCGCGGAAGAGATCCGTATGAACGTCGAAACGTACCTGACACGGTTTGCACAACACGGTGCCAAGGAAGAAGTCGTTCGACGCCAAGCGACCGAGTACGTCCCCCTCGTGGAGGAGTGGAACCCCGACTATGCCTCGGAATTGCGTGGTATCGCCGACGGAAGTGGCGTCCCAATCGAGGAGGTAATGCTTCTCAACGTCCGATACGAGATACTCTATGCGTCTTATTCCGATCAAACGGCCGGAACGGACGGATGCACCAGTTTCGGTCTCCTTCCGACGGCGACAGCCGACGGGAAAACGTATGTTGGACAGAATTGGGACTGGGCAGTACCCATCGCAGATACGCTCTTGGTAACCGAGACTCATCAGCGCGATGGAAGCGACCACATCGCGATCACGGAGGCAGGTATCGTCGGCGGAAAGATGGGCGTCAACGAACACGGTATCGGCCTCGTGATTAATGGCCTCGTTTCCCCGGACGATGGTGAACACCCGTTTCGGAAACCCTTCCACCTTCGCTGTCGCGAAATACTCGATGCGACACGCTTCGATAGCACACTCGAATCGATTATCGCCACACCGCATGCTTGTTCAGCCAATTACGTCGTCGGTCATGGTGATGGAGAGGTGATAGACATCGAAACGTCGCCCAACCGGACCGACCATGTCTATCCACGGGATGGAATCGTCACACACGCCAATCACTTCATGACGTCCGGTTTCGAGAGCCGAATGGAACGACAGCTCCCTGACTCGCTCTATCGAGCAAATCGACTTCGTCGACTGTTCGAACACCAACGTGGAGCGATAGACACTGAAATAATGAAATCCGCTCTTTGTGACCACTTCGGTCGTCCCGCGAGTATCTGTCGACACGAAGATCCGGATGCTCCCGTGGAAGAGCGCAGTCGGACAGACACGAGCGTAATTCTCGATCTCGACGACCGCACTCTGCATGCCACCTATGGACCTCCGTGTGACGAAGACTATCGGACCTACCGACTTGGAGAATAG
- a CDS encoding aspartate aminotransferase family protein → MSQQDSGTEPVSIHHWYDPESRPLSITDGEDATVWDEDGNEYLDFCSQLYCTNLGHSNAAVIEAMEEQAGKIPYVSSAKRSPTRDRLAEKLARVTPESLSHTFFSVSGSEANEIAVQFAREYQDAPTVLTRWRSYHGGTYGAGALTGDPETRATIERHAATSGTAKFLPPIPKAFDTSDPQELAQRAGEHLEFVIRNEGPDSVAAILTEPIAGTSGAFTAPPGYFDHVRDLCDEYDILLIADEVITGFGRCGDWFGVQTEDIEPDMLTFAKGVTSAYAPLAGVSVTPEIASFVRTNGFDIGQTFGGHPMACAAGCAAIDEYADGIIDGVTDLEEGLASRIRQLESKHDVVRDVRGRGGLWAVEFADPETETSFHDPRVDDGQNPVSAVLHECRDRGILLGGGRPGFQIIISPPLIATKSEIDRAMDALDDSITAVFD, encoded by the coding sequence ATGTCACAGCAGGATTCAGGAACGGAGCCGGTCTCGATTCACCATTGGTACGATCCGGAGTCTAGGCCCCTCAGTATCACTGACGGTGAAGATGCGACAGTATGGGACGAGGATGGAAACGAATACCTCGACTTCTGCTCGCAGTTGTACTGCACCAACCTCGGCCACAGTAACGCGGCAGTGATCGAAGCAATGGAAGAACAGGCAGGAAAGATACCGTACGTTTCCTCGGCAAAACGGTCACCGACCCGCGACCGACTCGCAGAAAAGCTCGCACGCGTCACACCCGAATCACTGTCCCACACGTTTTTCTCGGTTTCCGGAAGCGAAGCCAACGAAATCGCGGTACAGTTCGCGCGTGAGTATCAGGACGCACCAACGGTACTCACCCGTTGGCGGTCCTATCACGGTGGAACGTACGGTGCAGGAGCGCTAACAGGCGATCCCGAAACACGGGCAACGATAGAACGGCACGCTGCTACTTCAGGCACAGCAAAGTTTCTCCCACCCATTCCAAAGGCCTTCGACACCAGTGATCCTCAAGAACTGGCACAGCGTGCCGGAGAGCACCTCGAATTCGTGATTCGAAATGAAGGGCCTGACTCGGTTGCCGCCATCCTCACCGAACCGATCGCCGGAACGAGCGGTGCTTTCACCGCGCCCCCGGGTTATTTTGACCACGTTCGTGACCTCTGTGATGAGTACGACATCCTCCTCATCGCCGACGAAGTCATCACAGGATTCGGTCGCTGTGGTGACTGGTTTGGCGTTCAGACCGAAGACATCGAACCGGATATGCTGACGTTTGCAAAAGGCGTTACGAGCGCATATGCACCTCTCGCGGGCGTCTCGGTAACGCCGGAGATTGCGTCGTTCGTTCGGACGAACGGTTTCGATATTGGACAGACGTTTGGGGGACATCCGATGGCGTGTGCCGCTGGCTGTGCCGCAATCGATGAGTATGCAGACGGCATAATCGATGGTGTTACTGATCTGGAAGAGGGGCTCGCGTCTCGAATTCGACAGTTGGAATCGAAACACGATGTCGTCCGTGATGTTCGTGGACGAGGAGGGCTGTGGGCTGTCGAGTTCGCCGACCCGGAGACCGAGACTTCCTTCCACGATCCACGTGTCGACGACGGGCAAAACCCCGTCTCGGCGGTCCTCCACGAATGTCGCGACCGAGGTATCCTGCTGGGAGGTGGTCGCCCTGGGTTCCAGATCATCATCTCTCCACCGCTGATCGCAACGAAGTCCGAGATCGACCGGGCGATGGATGCACTCGATGACTCTATCACGGCAGTCTTCGATTGA